The following proteins are encoded in a genomic region of Takifugu rubripes chromosome 9, fTakRub1.2, whole genome shotgun sequence:
- the pnpla2 gene encoding patatin-like phospholipase domain-containing protein 2 yields MFPLDSPWNISFAGCGFLGIYHVGVASCLLEQAPFLVHNARHIYGASAGALTATALVTGVCLGETGASIIDVAKEARKRFLGPMHPSFNLVKIVRHMMGRTLPADCHHQASGRLGVSLTRVADGENVLVSHFNDKEELVQACVCSAFIPVYCGIIPPTLRGVRYVDGGISNNLPQYELKNTITVSPFSGESDICPRDSSTNIHELRFTNTSIQFTLTNLYRVSRALFPPDPAVMKVMCKQGYKDALHFLKKNGLLNFNGPYRGRVLLGSGQERPDHNDEEDNKHDEEEAAVVHCSACIEEHFIERLSPTLHKALVEACMERRSLVKTLGNMLPVRVASALMLPYTLPLESAVSFTLRFLEWLPDVQEDVGWIREQVLKVLQCVLRQASRSVFQHVSARFSCQLELHHYQSLTSRISSANLFPTWVNGSSSSILDAFTRLDQYKNQLLSGALCINMDLQGSFRTDSLLLPPPPPSILSSGGLVMQSSCPPADCGEASGRESF; encoded by the exons ATGTTTCCTTTAGACTCGCCGTGGAACATTTCGTTTGCCGGCTGTGGGTTCCTCGGCATCTACCACGTTGGTGTTGCCAGCTGTCTGTTGGAACAAGCGCCTTTCCTGGTGCATAACGCCAGGCACATTTATGGAGCGTCCGCTGGAGCGCTCACTGCCACCGCCCTGGTTACCGGAGTTTGTCTTG GAGAAACTGGTGCGAGCATCATTGATGTTGCAAAGGAGGCACGGAAGCGGTTCCTCGGCCCGATGCACCCTTCCTTTAACCTCGTGAAGATTGTACGTCACATGATGGGCCGCACGCTCCCAGCTGACTGTCACCATCAAGCCAGCGGGCGGCTGGGGGTCTCCCTCACCCGAGTGGCAGACGGAGAAAACGTCCTGGTCTCGCACTTCAACGACAAAGAGGAGCTGGTGCAG GCATGTGTCTGCAGCGCGTTCATCCCGGTGTACTGTGGAATCATTCCCCCCACGCTGCGAGGAGTG CGCTACGTGGATGGAGGAATCTCGAACAACCTCCCCCAGTACGAGCTGAAAAACACCATCACCGTCTCCCCGTTCTCTGGCGAGAGCGACATCTGCCCCCGGGACTCCTCCACCAACATACACGAGCTGAGGTTCACCAACACCAGCATCCAGTTCACCCTCACCAACCTCTACAGGGTCTCAAGGGCGCTGTTCCCGCCAGACCCGGCG GTCATGAAGGTCATGTGTAAACAGGGCTATAAAGACGCTCTGCACTTCCTGAAGAAGAACG GGCTGCTAAACTTCAACGGGCCTTACAGAGGCAGAGTGCTGCTGGGTAGTGGCCAAGAGAGGCCGGATCACAACGATGAGGAGGACAATAaacatgatgaagaggaggcagcgGTGGTTCACTGCAGTGCCTGCATAGAGGAGCACTTCATTGAACGCCTCTCACCCACCCTGCACAAAG CTCTGGTGGAGGCCTGCATGGAGAGGAGGAGTCTGGTGAAGACTCTCGGCAACATGCTTCCTGTCAGGGTGGCGTCGGCCTTGATGCTCCCCTACACCCTCCCTCTGGAGTCGGCTGTCTCCTTTACCCTCAG ATTTTTGGAGTGGCTGCCAGATGTGCAAGAAGACGTGGGCTGGATTCGAGAGCAGGTATTAAAAGTCCTTCAGTGTGTTCTGCGCCAGGCCTCCAGAAGCGTATTCCAGCATGTGTCTGCGAG GTTTTCTTGCCAGCTGGAGCTCCACCACTACCAGTCCCTTACGTCCCGCATCAGCTCTGCCAACCTGTTCCCCACCTGGGTGAACGGGAGCAGTTCCTCCATCCTGGATGCCTTCACGCGCCTCGATCAGTACAAGAACCAGCTGCTGTCCGGGGCGCTGTGTATCAACATGGACCTGCAAGGCTCCTTCAGAACGGACTCcttgctgctgccgccgccccctccctccatcctctcttctGGGGGTCTCGTCATGCAAAGCAGTTGTCCTCCTGCTGACTGTGGAGAAGCCAGCGGCCGAGAGAGCTTCTGA
- the pidd1 gene encoding p53-induced death domain-containing protein 1 — protein sequence MEKGNHEGEGRDEIHREQSDVTTDGPGLRFPGLLNDQAQEKSSRLRSQGQTKDMDEESDAAPATPPSFTCGPFISSMPLHLHPSLSSSSSSSSSGVCLSPPLPPSVELTSVLADTRLTLDVYKGGAAALPLLWASIPEQLMGVQYLTVGSEDKAGLDDALDVIPNLTDLHTLTIRGHRFYDAQGDPLPGLLTTLPMSFSCLSQLVHLDLSFNQLSCVPPCLLGLPTLSSLLLCQNRISELPSDVGQLSSLTYLSLLGNKLITLPPSLGQLSGLRTLDVSLNLLQRLPDEIGSLGGLVKLELSQNKLRQLPESMGSLSSLRELFIYSNDIRVVPPCLNKLPLLKIDMRGNPLGRPPTPPPLPPVPDPAETKIQELHLRFNQRSFCVSPAGCHVFLPGGAELLFPPGCLLTTTRLEWVEKTPEKTLVHLEEHEILLSCPLELRPHGIKFFKPVEVCVPYHRPKRTEVVVQRFDGFSWSTLPTVLRRGRKHRSGSQSRRPPRLACCTVRQFSWFMVVSRPVKDSCSLTSAGTLLVSSADPGIKLHFPPDSTLENRTVTLQVLQVSAAEIQVLCGDPQARVSPLLCLSQNPSTDFLQPVKVQVPLPPGVTGHTADMSCLHLLHGDPAAQSWTDITSQVSLYVTHVYAIFYITHFSWYWLWYTTQRIVCGTVRKVYQKLKQFKVQFLVLQRKTDPSQVILQCLPSNKVDNRVQSLAELYDGPQPSDMCDLLEGEQFFAGFERGLDISTERPDCVEGRLCFVFYSSLKNLKEVYICAVEGHTGPVRGQVSFYRGEIPGDLPEELARKRKGHDNQWLATLPVKLPAADSENGFLVENSQHPPLNLGDPESGYLTESNLLSISLQIGQDWRVVGINLGLSYEELDRIQYKSRDNLGALVLDMLFHWARGQRRAGPGAVSRLVSAMIESGRRDLADEIEDTVRIGRRKYSESLKRVGLEEESSTLSEGTAVGAPMPGPDGQRSPSQPSLHAAV from the exons ATGGAAAAAGGCAACCACGAAGGGGAAGGTCGTGATGAAATTCACAGGGAACAGTCCGATGTTACCACGGATGGTCCAGGTCTGAGGTTCCCTGGACTTTTAAATGACCAGGCTCAGGAGAAGTCAAGTAGGCTCAGATCTCAAGGCCAAACTAAAGATATGGATGAAGAGAGCGATGCTGCACCTGCGACTCCCCCCAGCTTCACCTGTGGTCCTTTCATATCAAGCATGCCCCTACATCTACATCCCAGTTTGTCTTCatcctcatcgtcctcctcctctggggtGTGTCTCAGTCCCCCCTTGCCTCCCTCGGTGGAGCTGACGTCTGTGTTGGCTGATACCAGGCTGACCCTGGATGTGTACAAAGGAGGAGCGGCTGCACTGCCTCTGCTTTGGGCCTCCATCCCAGAGCAGCTAATGGGAGTGCAGTACCTCACAGTGGGATCAGAGGACAAAGCAGGCCTGGATGATGCACTGGATGTCATCCCCAATCTGACAGATCTGCACACACTCACGATCCGAG GACACCGTTTTTATGATGCACAAGGTGACCCTCTTCCAGGCCTGCTGACCACTCTGCCCATGTCCTTTTCCTGCCTTTCTCAATTGGTGCACCTGGACCTCTCCTTCAACCAGCTCTCCTGtgtgcctccctgcctccttgGATTGCCGACATTGTCGTCTTTGCTCCTTTGCCAAAACCGGATCTCAGAATTGCCTTCTGATGTCGGCCAGTTGTCCTCTCTCACCTACCTCTCCCTCCTGGGGAACAAACTAATCACTCTTCCCCCGAGTCTGGGTCAACTGTCAGGGCTGCGCACGCTGGATGTTTCCCTCAACCTTCTGCAGCGACTACCTGATGAAATTGGCTCCCTGGGGGGTCTTGTTAAGTTGGAATTGTCCCAAAACAAACTGAGGCAGCTACCAGAGAGCATGG gttctctctcctctctcagggAGCTTTTCATCTACAGCAACGATATCCGTGTCGTCCCACCTTGTCTGAACAAACTGCCCTTGCTAAAAATAGACATGCGTGGCAACCCTTTGGGACGACCCCCcacgcctcctcctctccctcctgtaCCTG ATCCAGCAGAAACCAAAATTCAAGAACTGCATCTGAGATTTAATCAGCGCAG CTTTTGTGTTTCGCCCGCTGGGTGTCACGTGTTTCTCCCGGGGGGGGCTGAGCTGCTGTTCCCCCCAGGGTGCCTGTTGACAACCACAAGATTGGAGTGGGTTGAAAAGACACCAGAAAAGACGTTGGTACATCTGGAAGAGCATGAAATCTTACTGAGTTGTCCCCTGGAGCTTCGACCACATGGAATCAAATTTTTTAAA cctgtagaggtgtgtgtgccGTATCACCGGCCCAAGAGAACCGAGGTGGTGGTGCAGAGGTTTGATGGATTCTCATGGAGCACTCTGCCCACGGTGCTGAGGAGAGGACGTAAACACCGGAGCGGTAGCCAGAGTCGCCGTCCTCCCAGG CTGGCCTGCTGCACAGTGCGCCAGTTCTCCTGGTTTATGGTTGTGTCCCGACCGGTAAAGGACAGTTGCTCTCTTACATCAGCTGGAACTCTGCTCGTTTCCAGCGCCGACCCAGGAATAAAGCTCCACTTCCCGCCAGACTCCACCTTGGAGAACCGCACTGTAACCTTACAG GTGCTTCAGGTGTCTGCAGCGGAGATACAGGTTCTGTGTGGAGACCCTCAGGCTCGAGTTAGCCcccttctctgcctctcccaGAATCCAAGCACAGATTTCCTGCAGCCTGTCAAAGTCCAGGTTCCCCTGCCTCCTGGAGTCACAG GTCATACAGCTGACATGTCCTGCTTGCATCTCCTACACGGAGACCCTGCGGCCCAAAGTTGGACTGACATCACATCCCAGGTGTCTCTCTACGTCACCCACGTCTACGCTATCTTCTACATCACACATTTCTCCTG GTACTGGTTGTGGTACACCACTCAGCGAATCGTTTGTGGAACCGTGAGGAAAGTCTACCAGAAGCTAAAGCAGTTCAAGGTCCAGTTTCTCGTCCTGCAGCGCAAAACGGATCCTTCACAAGTTATTCTGCAGTGTTTACCTTCGAACAAG GTGGACAACAGGGTGCAGTCTCTGGCGGAGCTTTACGACGGACCGCAGCCCTCAGACATGTGCGACCTGCTGGAAGGGGAGCAGTTCTTTGCCGGCTTTGAGAGGGGCTTGGACATCAGCACAG agAGACCGGACTGCGTGGAGGGAAGACTGTGCTTTGTGTTTTACTCCAGCCTGAAGAACCTGAAGGAGGTTTACATCTGTGCAGTGGAGGGTCATACAGGACCTGTGAGGGGCCAG GTGTCCTTCTATAGAGGGGAGATCCCCGGTGATCTGCCCGAGGAACTGGCCAGGAAGAGGAAAGGCCACGATAACCAGTGGCTTGCAACGTTACCAGTTAAGCTTCCG GCCGCAGATTCGGAAAATGGTTTCTTGGTGGAAAATTCCCAGCATCCGCCGCTGAACCTGGGCGATCCTGAGAGCGGCTACCTGACAGAATCCAACCTGCTGTCCATCTCTCTCCAGATAGGACAAGACTGGCGGGTCGTCGGCATCAACCTTGGCTTAAGCTACGAGGAACTGGATCGCATCCAGTACAAAAGCAG GGACAACTTGGGAGCCCTGGTGCTCGACATGCTGTTTCACTGGGCCAGAGGGCAGAGAAGGGCCGGGCCGGGCGCCGTGTCGAGGCTGGTGAGCGCCATGATCGAGAGCGGGAGGAGGGACCTGGCCGATGAGATAGAGGACACGGTTCGTATAGGAAGGAGAAAGTACTCGGAGTCTCTGAAGAGGGTGGGCCTGGAAGAGGAGAGCTCCACTTTGAGCGAAGGCACAGCAGTCGGCGCACCCATGCCGGGTCCAGatggtcaaaggtcaccgtcGCAGCCCTCGCTTCACGCCGCTGTCTAA